A window of Amycolatopsis australiensis contains these coding sequences:
- a CDS encoding M48 family metallopeptidase has product MRRSQRRHRTVTAYWNDDTLVVLIPARMTRAEEKHWVAEMERKLQRSEPRRPAAPKSSDEVLLARCTLLAGKYLDGTAVPSSVRWVPPMRTRWASCTPVDATIRVSDRLRKVPPWVLDYVLVHELAHLREPGHDAAFWALVRRYPKTERAMGYLEGLSAAAGWGISEDD; this is encoded by the coding sequence GTGCGGCGCAGCCAGCGCCGGCACCGGACGGTCACCGCGTACTGGAACGACGACACGCTCGTCGTGCTCATCCCGGCGCGGATGACCAGGGCGGAGGAAAAACACTGGGTTGCCGAGATGGAGCGCAAGCTGCAGCGCTCCGAGCCACGCCGGCCGGCGGCGCCGAAGTCGTCGGACGAAGTCCTGCTGGCCCGCTGCACGTTGCTGGCGGGCAAGTACCTGGACGGCACCGCGGTGCCGTCCAGCGTCCGCTGGGTGCCGCCGATGCGCACGCGGTGGGCGTCCTGCACGCCGGTCGACGCGACCATCCGGGTCAGCGACCGGCTGCGGAAGGTGCCGCCCTGGGTGCTGGACTACGTGCTGGTGCACGAGCTGGCGCATCTGCGCGAGCCCGGGCACGACGCCGCCTTCTGGGCGTTGGTGCGGCGGTACCCGAAGACCGAGCGGGCGATGGGGTACCTCGAGGGGTTGTCCGCCGCCGCCGGGTGGGGGATCTCCGAGGACGATTGA